A window of the Tiliqua scincoides isolate rTilSci1 chromosome 5, rTilSci1.hap2, whole genome shotgun sequence genome harbors these coding sequences:
- the HSD17B14 gene encoding 17-beta-hydroxysteroid dehydrogenase 14, with translation MAGIGTGLRYQGKVVIVTGGTRGIGEGIVREFVRQGAKVVFCAPGSEEERGQAIQRELKDSGGPGECHFQVCDVLSESDIKTLVLVTIERYGCLDCLVNNAGGHPPDQTIDEVTAQEFHKLLNLNVVSCFLTTKFALPYLRKAKGNIINLASLVGIFGQKYAVPYVATKGAVAAMTRAMAIDESKYGVRVNSISPGNIWTPGWEKLASQTTNPEATIQEGQKAQLLGRMGTPAEVAAATLYLASDATFCTGINLVLSGGAELGYAQKYHTGASFGFED, from the exons ATGGCTGGCATAGGGACTGGACTGCGGTACCAGGGCAAGGTTGTCATAGTCACAGGGGGCACCAGGGGCATTGGTGAAGGCATCGTGAGAGAATTtg TTCGTCAAGGAGCCAAGGTAGTCTTCTGTGCGCCAGGATCTGAAG AGGAAAGGGGACAAGCAATTCAGAGGGAACTGAAGGATTCTGGGGGCCCTGGGGAATGTCATTTCCAGGTCTGTGATGTCCTCTCAGAATCAGACATTAAG ACTTTGGTTTTGGTGACCATAGAGCGTTACGGATGCCTTGATTGCCTGGTGAACAATGCTGGAGGAC ATCCTCCTGACCAGACAATAGATGAGGTGACAGCCCAGGAGTTCCACAAGCTCCTGAATCTTAATGTTGTCAGCTGTTTCTTAACAACCAAG TTTGCGCTGCCCTACCTCAGGAAAGCAAAAGGGAACATTATCAATCTTGCCAGCCTTGTCGGTATTTTTGGACAAAAATACGCTGTGCCTTATGTTGCAACTAAG GGTGCTGTAGCTGCAATGACAAGAGCCATGGCCATAGATGAGAGCAAATATGGCGTTCGAGTCAACAG CATCTCTCCAGGGAATATCTGGACTCCTGGATGGGAAAAGCTTGCAAGCCAGACAACCAATCCGGAGGCAACTATTCAGGAAGGTCAAAAGGCTCAG CTTCTGGGACGGATGGGGACCCCAGCGGAGGTTGCAGCTGCTACTCTGTACCTCGCTTCCGATGCTACCTTCTGCACTGGCATCAATCTTGTGCTCAGTGGTGGTGCTGAACTTGGCTATGCTCAAAAGTACCATACAGGTGCCAGTTTTGGCTTTGAAGACTAG